The following coding sequences lie in one Arachis ipaensis cultivar K30076 chromosome B05, Araip1.1, whole genome shotgun sequence genomic window:
- the LOC107641620 gene encoding uncharacterized protein LOC107641620 codes for MGLVSEIVANILVLVTWPFSLFKLACLFGTRITLLFIYNWTEFIRNIIVFNLNIALGIISWTFGLVLLPARILNTFHRERQLERKLQQMQIDIANLLLDYKELEEHLQIAVKERRIMELLVSELEEEHDMAVAKIEKLERKLLDQINENRRLKEVKGKAYWSSKDAGDYDDDGRHIFPLQDLVITKDIWEHDNKISSSNLLKLLKPGGTPQVPDYRRDVAISQSVFSAILSVVVGVTAWQAEDPCMPLVVALFAVVGMSLKSVVQFFANIENKPASDAVALLSFNWFILGTLTYPTLPRIAPLLGRFIEITITRFALLSF; via the exons ATGGGATTGGTTTCTGAGATAGTGGCTAACATACTAGTGTTGGTAACATGGCCTTTCTCTCTATTCAAATTGGCGTGCTTGTTTGGTACAAGAATTACATTACTTTTCATATATAATTGGACGGAGTTCATAAGGAATATAATTGTCTTCAACCTAAATATAGCATTGGGAATTATATCATGGACATTTGGCCTTGTCTTACTACCTGCCAGAATCCTCAACACCTTTCATAGGGAGAGACAG TTGGAACGCAAACTGCAACAGATGCAGATCGATATAGCGAATCTACTTCTGGACTATAAGGAACTTGAAGAACATCTCCAGATAGCTGTCAAAGAACGCAGAATAATGGAGTTACTAGTATCCGAGCTTGAAGAGGAGCACGATATGGCCGTTGCAAAGATTGAAAAATTAGAGAGAAAG TTGCTAGATCAAATCAACGAAAATCGCCGGCTCAAAGAAGTTAAAGGCAAGGCATACTGGTCGTCAAAGGACGCCGGCGACTACGACGACGACGGTAGACATATCTTCCCCCTCCAAGATCTTGTAATTACAAAAGATATTTGGGAACATGACAACAAAATAAGTTCTAGCAATTTGCTTAAACTCCTTAAACCAGGGGGAACGCCACAAGTGCCGGATTACCGGCGTGACGTGGCAATTTCGCAGTCAGTATTCAGTGCTATCTTGTCAGTAGTCGTCGGCGTGACAGCGTGGCAAGCGGAAGATCCTTGCATGCCTCTTGTGGTGGCTCTGTTTGCCGTGGTAGGCATGTCATTGAAGAGTGTGGTGCAATTCTTTGCCAACATAGAAAACAAGCCGGCATCGGATGCCGTTGCTCTCTTAAGCTTCAATTGGTTCATTCTTGGCACTCTAACCTACCCTACCCTTCCAAGAATTGCTCCACTTCTAGGAAGGTTTATAGAAATAACCATCACCCGGTTTGCTCTTCTTTCCTTTTAG
- the LOC107639950 gene encoding NDR1/HIN1-like protein 12: MQPAPESGSYNHSHSHNHNQNRHHRDFESRDGATRYHNRRLRVGRQDHTNPLIWLLAIICTIIALAVIVAGIVVFAGYILIRPRVPTISVTNAHLDIFRNDYTGILETQLRIQVMAQNENMKAHASFSDIRFNISFQGQPVAMMVADPFDVPKNNTQFLNYFVQSSAIPLTPEQMQAVTDSWKLNLATFDFKGNARTQWRIGPLIGSVKFWCYLDCKLKFHPLNGSYIHNACTSKSK, from the coding sequence ATGCAGCCCGCCCCCGAATCAGGGTCGTACAACCACAGCCACAGCCACAACCACAACCAGAATCGCCACCATCGCGACTTTGAAAGTCGTGATGGGGCCACACGGTACCATAACAGAAGGCTTCGTGTCGGCCGACAAGACCACACGAACCCTTTAATATGGCTACTAGCCATCATATGCACAATCATAGCCCTAGCTGTGATTGTTGCCGGCATAGTAGTGTTTGCAGGGTACATACTAATCCGACCAAGGGTACCCACAATAAGCGTCACAAATGCTCACCTAGACATTTTCCGAAACGACTACACCGGAATCCTCGAAACCCAACTCCGGATCCAAGTGATGGCGCAGAACGAAAACATGAAAGCTCATGCATCATTTTCCGACATAAGGTTCAACATTAGCTTCCAAGGTCAACCCGTAGCAATGATGGTTGCTGACCCATTTGATGTACCCAAAAACAACACACAGTTTCTTAACTACTTTGTCCAATCGTCGGCGATACCGTTGACGCCGGAACAAATGCAGGCGGTTACTGATTCTTGGAAGCTCAACTTGGCGACCTTTGATTTCAAGGGTAATGCTAGGACTCAATGGAGGATAGGACCTTTGATTGGTTCTGTTAAGTTTTGGTGCTACCTTGATTGTAAACTCAAGTTTCATCCCTTGAATGGGAGTTACATTCACAATGCCTGCACCtccaaatcaaaataa